GCATTGAGATAGCACAGCCGCTGCGCCAGTTTTAAGCCTTTACCGAACAGCGGGTTATCGAGGCGGAAAATTTGCACCATGCCTCGCGCCCAACGGATACGCTGCCCGATATGCGCCGACAGGCTTTCCGTCGCCAGCCCCGCCGCCTGCGGAATACGCATATAGGCAGAGGTATAACCGCGTCGGTGGAGCCGTAGCGAAGTATGCGCATCTTCTGTTACCGTTTCGACAGCGATACCGCCAATCTCATCCAGCGGCTTGCGGCGGATAACCGCACACGATCCGCAAAAGAAAGTGGCGTCCCACATATCGTTACCGTCCTGCACCAGTCCGTAAAACAGAGTGCCTTCGTTAGGCGTTTTACGAAAACGTCCCAGGTTGCGCTCAAACGGGTCCGGAGAGAAGAAGTGGTGCGGCGTCTGCATCATTGCCAGCTGTTTCTCTTTCAGGAACCAGCCCATCGTCATTTGTAGAAACGAACGTGTGGGGACATGGTCGCAGTCGAAGATTGCCACAAATTCGCCTTTCGCATGTTTTAGCGCATTGTTGATGTTGCCGGCTTTGGCGTGTTCATGCGTGGTGCGGGCAATGTAATGCACGCCAACGTGCCGGGCAAAATGACGAAATGATTCGCGTCCGCCGTCATCAAGAAGCCAGATATTCAGTTTGTCCTTTGGCCAGTCAATGCCAAGCGAGGCATAAATGGTATTTTTGACAACATTAAGATCTTCATTATAAGTCGGAACAAAAATATCCACCGTCGGCCACTGCGACATCTCCTTCGGCAACGGCACAGGTTGACGATTCAACGGCCACACCACCTGGAAGTATCCCAGTACCAGCACAATCCAGGCGTAAGTTTCCGCAAACAGCAAAATCAACCCGCACACCAGACTAACCGGGTCATCCCAGTTGAGCGTCGAGGTATAGCGCCACCAGATATAACGGCAGGAGACCGTCAGCGACAACACGATGAGCATCAGCGCGGAAAACCGTCCCGGCATACGTCGTACCAGCAGCGCGACACCCCACAGCAATAGCAAAAAGATAAATTGTGACAGCGGGTTAAACGGCTGCGTAATACAGATCAACGCCAGTACCAGCGAAAAAGTCACGATCACGCCCAGAATAATACGTCGGGCGCCTTGACTAACATGTCCCAGCTCTTTTTCGTTTTCCAGGTGCGTTGTCTTTTGACGCACCCGCTCCGGTAAGGTATCCATCCATTGATGATAACGTCCACGAACGCCCTGCAAGCGCGCAAATGACCGCCATCGCGGTTTATGCTGTTCTTTTCCCGACGTTATCATCACCAGCCAAAGGGTCTGAATAAGGTAGCGGGCAGGGTCAAGCGGGCGCGGTCGGGCGGCATTAATATGCGGATAAAGGGCTTTATGCGCGACGCGAATACGCTGCCAGCGCGGGTGCTCAAGCGGGATCATTATCCACGCCAGAATCACCCACAGGCAGCCGAGCGCAGCGCTAAATG
The Salmonella bongori NCTC 12419 DNA segment above includes these coding regions:
- the bcsA gene encoding UDP-forming cellulose synthase catalytic subunit, encoding MSVLSRWLLIPPVSARLSERYQGYRRHGASPFSAALGCLWVILAWIMIPLEHPRWQRIRVAHKALYPHINAARPRPLDPARYLIQTLWLVMITSGKEQHKPRWRSFARLQGVRGRYHQWMDTLPERVRQKTTHLENEKELGHVSQGARRIILGVIVTFSLVLALICITQPFNPLSQFIFLLLLWGVALLVRRMPGRFSALMLIVLSLTVSCRYIWWRYTSTLNWDDPVSLVCGLILLFAETYAWIVLVLGYFQVVWPLNRQPVPLPKEMSQWPTVDIFVPTYNEDLNVVKNTIYASLGIDWPKDKLNIWLLDDGGRESFRHFARHVGVHYIARTTHEHAKAGNINNALKHAKGEFVAIFDCDHVPTRSFLQMTMGWFLKEKQLAMMQTPHHFFSPDPFERNLGRFRKTPNEGTLFYGLVQDGNDMWDATFFCGSCAVIRRKPLDEIGGIAVETVTEDAHTSLRLHRRGYTSAYMRIPQAAGLATESLSAHIGQRIRWARGMVQIFRLDNPLFGKGLKLAQRLCYLNAMFHFLSGIPRLIFLTAPLAFLLLHAYIIYAPALMIALFVLPHMIHASLTNSKIQGKYRHSFWSEIYETVLAWYIAPPTLVALINPHKGKFNVTAKGGLVEEKYVDWVISRPYIFLVLLNLLGVVVGIWRYYYGPENEMLTVIVSLVWVFYNLVILGGAVAVSVESKQVRRAHRVEIAMPGAIAREDGHLFSCTVHDFSDGGLGIKINGQAQVLEGQKVNLLLKRGQQEYVFPTQVVRVTGNEVGLQLMPLTTKQHIDFVQCTFARADTWALWQDSFPEDKPLESLLDILKLGFRGYRHLAEFAPPSVKVIFRSLTALIAWIVSFIPRRPERQAAILPSDRVMAQAQQ